A segment of the Macrotis lagotis isolate mMagLag1 chromosome 8, bilby.v1.9.chrom.fasta, whole genome shotgun sequence genome:
taCCCTGCCTGTCTCCCAGTTGGCCCATTGTGCTCCTGGTTTCTACAGCTGGGTACCACGGACCCTTTTCTGCTCTTCCCCGGCAGATCAGCAGCAAGCGCTCCAGTAGCTTCAAGCGGGCCATCACCAATGGGCAGCGTGCCCTGCCTCGGGATGGGCTCCTGGATGAGCCGGGCCTTGGGTTCTACAAGCGCTTTGTGCGCTATGTGGCCTATGAGATCCTACCTTGCGAGATGGACCGCCGATGGTACTTCTACCAGCACCGAACCTGCCCACCCCCAGTCTTCATGGCTACTGTTACACTCACACAGGTAACTAGACTTGCATACCCCGTTCCTGGCCCTAAACCATTTCCCATTTGCAGCCTCTGAGGATCAGACCCTAAGATCACTTATCATCCCCAGATCATCGTGTTCTTGTGTTACGGGGCTCGGCTGAATAAGTGGGTGCTGCAGACCTATCATCCCGAGTATATGAAGAGTCCTCTGGTGTACCACCCTGGCCATCGGGCCCGAGCCTGGCGATTTCTCACCTACATGTTCATGCATGTCGGGTAAGCGGGGACTGGCTTCAGTCTCTCAGGGAAGTCAATGTAGGGGCCCTCTGACATCTCCCAGTGGATTTTCCGTAAGGGTTCAGGCTGTAAATGAGAATCAGGTGAAATTATTGCTCTCTTTTGTAGAGCTGTTTAGTCCTGGGACCCAGGAAATAAAttcctccttttattctttcccaagCCATGTGAAGTAGGCCAGGTAAGGATGAAGCCTGTTTACagagactgaggcccagagaggcggAGGGCCTGGTCCAGGCCGTCTCACTCACTGGTTACTGGCAGGTCTCCTCCTGACTCCTTCTCTCCAAGTGGGAACGGTCTTTCCCTCCTGAATCATCTGCAGAGCAGAGGACTTAGGCAGATGTAGGTTTTCGGGGGGCCAGTAGCAATGCTGGGACCCCAGTGAGACTCAGTGGAGCGTCCTGACCCCCTGTGCTCCAGGGCTGGTTTGTAGGATTGTGGTGGACATCGGTCAATGTCCATATTACTCTGACCGGGGTCACATCCCCCCCCTTTCAGGTTGGAACAGCTGGGCTTCAATGCGCTCCTGCAGCTCATGATCGGCGTGCCCCTGGAGATGGTGCATGGGGTGCTTCGGATAGGTTTCCTTTACTTGGCAGGTGTGCTAGCAGGTGAGCTGGGGAGTGGGAAGCCACCCTCTTCTGAGCTTCTGAGAGCATGCCTTGAACCCAGATCTATTGGGACAGCCCTCTCTAAACCTACTATCCTTTCATTTCCTCCCCCCAGGTTCCCTGACAGTCTCCATCACAGACATGCGGGCCCCTGTGGTAGGGGGTTCAGGTGGTGTCTATGCCCTCTGTTCTGCCCATCTGGCCAATGTTGTCATGGTAAGGAGAGGCTCTGTCCTGGGCTGGAGGGGAGAAGCATGGGGACAGAACAAAAATCGAGCTAGTCACAGGCCTGCTCACTTGTTGACCCAAGCCATTAGGGTGGGCCCATCCAAACCCTCACCAGATGCTCCTCCTCCTTAGAATTGGGCTGGGATGCGTTGCCCCTACAAACTACTGAGGATGGTGCTGGCCCTGGTGTGCAGTGAGTACTGGCCAGCTGAGAGGGTAgaagggtggggggaggtggggaggggctgAGGGAGGGCTGAATTTGGATCAGGACAGTACTTCCCTTCCCAggttctcctctccttccccctatGGGCAGCAGCACTAGAAGGGAGAAAGGACTACCACCCTGGGGTATTTCTCCTCTAGATGACTCCCCCCGGTCCTGAGGTATAAGCAGCCCCTGCCAGGTTGGGGGTTGCTCCGGGGTTCCCTGTCCTCacatcttccttcccctcctgcAGTGAGCTCCGAGGTGGGCCGAGCCGTTTGGCTCCGTTTCTCCCCACCCTTACCCGCTTCGGGTCCTCAGCCCAGCTTCATGGCCCATCTGGCTGGTGCTGTCGTGGGCATCAGCATGGGTCTGACCATCCTTCGGAGCTATGAGGAGAACCTGCAGGACCAGTGTGGCTGGTGGGTGGTGTTGCTGTCCTATGCCACCTTCCTCCTTTTTGCCATCTTCTGGAACATCTTCGCCTACGACCTGCTCGGGGCACAGGTCCTGCCTCCTCCCTAGTACCTTATGAAAGTGCCAACACCGCCACTCCGGTGCCACCATCTGCCAGGCAGCCAGGATGCGGTTATTTCTCCCTGTCAACATGAACCTGACTGAGGTGGCTCTAGTGCCCAGTCTGGTTCTCCAGTAACAAGAACATAAGGTGCCAACTACCCCCTGGATGCTGGGCTGGGCAGGCAGGTGCATGCATGTGACTGTGTGCAGGATAGTCAGGGCACGGCCCCCCTTGGCAGGACCTCCAGGTGTGGGCCTGCATGTCCACCCTCTACTGAATGTATGTTTTAAAGCTGCTTTTTCCCACCCCTGCCCCCTGTGCCCACCTGCCTGGGAAGGGCAGGGGCCCACTGCTCCCCCCAACAATTTCCCTCAGCTGGCTCTTTTCTCCCACCTCTTCCCAGTTGCTGCAGGGTCTTGAGCTCAAGGGCCTCACAAACCTTGTGCTGGTCCCAGTCTCACCCTCTTCCCCATATCCCTGCCACCAGGGAAGCCAGGGTTTGAGGCTGCCCCATGGGAGGTAAGAGGGGAAGTGCCTGAAGGCAGTTAGGGGTAGTAACCAGAGGAAAGCGTCCAGGGGAGGAGGACGGAGGCCCCTGGGCCTCAAGAGTCAAGAGCCAGCTTAATGGATTTGCTGTCTGAGCCTTTTTTGGagtatgaataaatattttacacAGCAGCTTGTGAAGCAATCTCAAAGTAGAACGACAACCTTAGCCCCTGACTGCCCCTCAATGCTGCTCGAGTGACCTCTCTCCCTTCATCCTTTCTCCAGGGGCCCTGTTGTTGGGATAGAGGCCCAGGCACACTCCACTGGGTTCTCCTTCTGCTATTTCAAGCTTTTGGTCTTTCCCAACAACTTTTCAGGCCTGTTAAGATTTCCCTCCTCGCACCTCCAAATTTAGACTCAAGTGTGAAGGCAATTAGGAAGCCGTTTACACCTCCTGCCAGAGCAGTTAGCTAAGAGCTGCCGAACCACCAGGGCCCACCCCATTCCTTCCCTGACATCCCACGGCCAAAGCAGGGCCCTACCAGCTTTTAAGCACCTACAGACTTCTCTGGTTTCTGAATTTAGGATAGCTTTAGTAGCAGGTGCTACATCTCTGGAAAACTACGTTCCTTCTGATTTTCTCTCTTCCTGGCTTTGCTCTGTGAGAATCACTGCTCAACTCAGTTAACACTATTAAACTCTGAGAGATGTGGGGATTCCCCTACACCACAAAGAGGACGAGAGAAAATGAAGCTTTTGGTCCAGGTAAGAACTGAATACAATAGGCAGAAATGATCAGAACTGCAAACATTGttcaagtgattttcccaaggatAATTTAGTGATGGAATTGGAGCTACACATTCCATTCCTAACACCCAGCTCCACACTAGCCTGGGAGAGGGGATCTGGGGAACTGAGATCCAGATGAGGTTGAGATGGATGACGGTGATGACCCGCTGTCCTGAGCCCTCCATGGATAGAAGTAGAAGACTAGAAGTAGATGTCAGGTTATTGGGACTTGACATATTTCTCTTGGGGTGGAGTCTGTAGATGCCCAGGATTAGTGAATACTAGCTTTTCGTTTCTTGGACGGTCTAACATCTTCAGCACTTTCCTTGGCATTGGGGGCTTCCCAACAAGAGGGGGGCAGGACTGTAGGACACAGTTTTTGGGCCAAAGTCCAGGTCCAGAGGCACATTTCTATCTGGTGAGGAGTCCACTCTGATGAAGCTTCAACTATGAGAAAAGCCCAAAGAGGAGGGAAAATGAACATGCCACTCTGGGTCTACTCAAACCACCCAAACATTTCTTCCAGGGGTCTATTACCTCAGAGGCTTGAGACTCCTTTACCTGCTTTTTAGGCTTAGCCATTCCCCGAACCCTTCTGGGAGCAAAGGGCCTAGTCAGCCCACCGGAGACTGAGATTACTATCTATGTAACCCTCTGGTTGTTAGCCCTTACCTTGATTCAGTCTCTTAGCACAGGCCTGGATCTTGTCCAGATACAGGATATAGTGTTTGAGTGTATACTGGAGCACAGGGAGGCCAGGGACAGCAGCCACTGCCTCATCTGCCATGAATGCTGTTATCTCTGGAGCACCTGCTGTCAGGATAGCTGAGGAAAAGTGTGACTAGATTATGGGAAGACAAGGGATCCTGCAGTCCAGACTCATTCATACTTTCTATGGAACCTGAATGCCACCTCCTTTTAAGTACATTCCTCTAAATCTAAGTCAGCACTTTTGCTGGAGATGATCTGCCCCCAAAAGAAGAAATCTCTTAGTAGCATAAGGTCAATTTTGACCATTGGTTAGCTGATGAAACTGGTTCTAGTTCTAGTGTTGCATGGCGGCAAGTCTCAGGGATGAGACTTGTCTGTCAGCATCAGCCATTTTAAGCTGCACTTATTGTTCTCATCCACTGAGCTTAAGCTGGAGAGGCAGACACATCCGgacttccctcttcccctcagaGCATCCCACTGAGAGACCAGGAGACCCATGGTTCAGCTTGGGTCCAGAAGTTGCAAGCATCAGCTGGCTGCTGGGACCCACCCTCAGCTTCCCCCGCTTGTGTTTCCCCCCTCACCAGAGGCAGTGGCTGGTCCCACAGCCTTGAGCTTGCTCAGCTCCGTGATGGCAGCTTCCACATTGGGCAGTAGGGAGAAGGCTGCTGCAGTGCACCGCGTTACCAGCTCCTCCGGGTTGGTGGCTACCAAATGCTGCAGTCTTGGTCTGAACTTGCCCCTCTAAGTACGTGTGGGGGAGGGCAGGGGCAAGGTGAGAACAAACAATTGGATTCTTAATGACCTCTGTTTACCCCTCACAAACTAGTCCAGGTCTGTTACACTTAGTGGCAGAACTAGAATTCATGACCGGGTCTTCTGACTGCAGGTGCTAGTTCAATTTATATAATCTAATTTCTTCTTAGAACCAAGTTTTCTTTCAGTGGCAATACTTTCTATTCTCCATCAGTTTCCAGGATGCAACCCCTACCCCCACTTCAACACGGGGACGTGAACGGGAAAGGTTTGACAAACCTTAAGGCAACGAGCCAAACAGTCTGGAAACAAGTCTCGGGGGTTTGATTTCGCTGGGGTGGGGCCCTGGTAATAAATCAGACACTCAGCGGGCCTTTGGACAGGTTTGCCTCTCCTCCCGTCATCCCTGAGGCCCCTCTGGCACCTACATTATTTCCAGCACTCTCGGGGAGGAGCTAGTTTCTAGACCCCAAGAGTGACCCGCCGGCCGCCGGACGGACATCATTCAAGTTACAAATGGAGCGTCTGCTAGGAGGCTCGGTGGGCGCCGTTCCTGCCCTCGGAGGCCACGCATACGTGTGTGATGTGTGTAGCCGGACGGACACGTATGTGGGGAAGGGCAGAGCAGGACAGGCGCAGAACGGACAAGGCAGTTTAATCGCAGGAAAGGGCTGCGCGGAGTCTGCGgagcggccgggccgggcctcgGGGCTCGGGGCTCGGGGCTCGCGGCTCCAGCTCTGCGCCCGCCCGGCCGGGGAGAGCTTACCGCCAGCTTCCACGCCATCAGCTTCACCAGCTCGTCCCGAGTGAGGtgcttctccctcctctctctcagCGCAGCCGGGAGCTCCTGCTGGTACCTGGAACAGGCAGGGCGGGCATGGGGGCGGCGCCGGGCCCGCCCCCCGGGCCTCCCCTGGCAGGCGCCGGGGCCCTTCCACGCGCGCCCCCCCACGGGGCACGCGGGCCGGGCGGGGCTCACCACGCGTCCAGGGCGCCGAGGTTCCGGGCCTCGCCCGCCTTGGCCCGGACCACTTCCGGGTAGCCGGCCAGGACGGCCCTCCAGGTGCGGGGGTCGCGGCAGTCGTACAGCCCCCGGCTCGGGCCCATGGCGGGGAGAGGGCAGCGCCAGCCCGGGAACGGAAGCTCGCGGGGCGGCCCCGCCCCTTCCGGCTCTGTCCACTCGCGTCCCGGGGGGCGGGCACTCCCggaggccccgcccccagcccggGTCCCGCGCTCCGGAGCCCGGCGGCTGCGCTTTCTCCCGCCTCCTTCCTGCTCCCGCTGGCCCCGCCCCCTCGCGCCTGCGCGCCGCCTCCCCCGGAGGCCCGGCCTCTCCCGGCGTCCGCCGTCACAGGCTCCCGCCTCCCCTTCCGGCTCCGCCCCCCTCTTCCGTCCCACCCCCGAGGGCTCCCCAGGCCGGAACTTCCGGTTGGGTGACGGCGCTGGGGCTCCGCAGGGAAGAATTCGGGGCATCTGGAGCCCGGAGCTCGGAGCCGCGGGCTCTCCGCCGACGGCATCGCCCGGGGCCAGGCCGGGCTCGGACCCGAGTCGGGCGGCTGGGGCCGGGGGCCGCGATCGGATCACGGGGCCGGGCCGGGGTAGAGGCCgaggccggggccgggccggagccatgaaggggaaagaagaaaaggagggcggcggcggcggcggggcccgcCTGGGCTcggggggcgggggcgcgggCAGCCCCGAGAAGAGCCCCAGCGCCCAGGAGCTGAAGGAGCAGGGGAACCGGCTGTTCGTGGGCCGCAAGTACCCGGAGGCCGCGGCCTGCTACAGCAAAGCCATCGTGAGTGCGGCGGGCGGGGCCCCGGGCCGGGCGGCCGGGGTGGGGCCGCGGGAGCCGGGGGAGCGGGTGGGCCGGGGGAGCCGCGGGAGCCGGGGAGCCGGGGGAGCGGGTGGGCCGGGGGAGCCGGGGGAGCCGCGGGAGCGGGTGGGCCGGGGGAGCCGCGGGAGCCGGGGGAGCCGGGGGAACCGCGGGAGCCGGGGGTGCCGGTGGGCCGGGGGAGCCGGGGACCGGGGAGCCGCGGGAGCCGGGGGAGTCGCGGGAGCCGGGTGGAGCCGGGGGAGCCGGTGCCCCTCGCAGCCCCGGAGCCGCGCCCTGGCAGCGCCCGCGAGTCGCCTCTGGGGCTGCGGCTGCGGCTTCTCAAGGCCCGAGGAGCCTCGGCGCAAAGTGGGGCAACTGAGGGTTGTTTTCCGAGttggccttttttttaaaatttttctttttttgcacgGCAAGGGGGTCGAGTGAcagcccaaggccacgcagctaggcagttactaagtgtctgaggccggacttgaactcaggtcctcctgactccagggctggtgctctatccactgcgccacctagccaccccgtgtaGTTGCTTTTTAACAAGTGTTTTATGCgctggaaaaaactaaaaaagcatttattgaatcgCAGAACTTTGTTCTAGTGCTGCGGAGGAGTAAATATCAGGGCAGGGTTCCAGTCCTGAAGGATTCTGAACTTGTTTGCTTCCAGAATATGCCATTTTGGAATTCATGTGAtaaagggatggagaaaggggcC
Coding sequences within it:
- the RHBDL1 gene encoding rhomboid-related protein 1; protein product: MDRSSLLQLIQEQQLDPENTGFIGVETFTGLVHSHELPLDPAKLDMLVALAQSNDQGQICYQELVDLISSKRSSSFKRAITNGQRALPRDGLLDEPGLGFYKRFVRYVAYEILPCEMDRRWYFYQHRTCPPPVFMATVTLTQIIVFLCYGARLNKWVLQTYHPEYMKSPLVYHPGHRARAWRFLTYMFMHVGLEQLGFNALLQLMIGVPLEMVHGVLRIGFLYLAGVLAGSLTVSITDMRAPVVGGSGGVYALCSAHLANVVMNWAGMRCPYKLLRMVLALVCMSSEVGRAVWLRFSPPLPASGPQPSFMAHLAGAVVGISMGLTILRSYEENLQDQCGWWVVLLSYATFLLFAIFWNIFAYDLLGAQVLPPP
- the LOC141495582 gene encoding uncharacterized protein LOC141495582 → MGPSRGLYDCRDPRTWRAVLAGYPEVVRAKAGEARNLGALDAWYQQELPAALRERREKHLTRDELVKLMAWKLARGKFRPRLQHLVATNPEELVTRCTAAAFSLLPNVEAAITELSKLKAVGPATASAILTAGAPEITAFMADEAVAAVPGLPVLQYTLKHYILYLDKIQACAKRLNQVEASSEWTPHQIEMCLWTWTLAQKLCPTVLPPSCWEAPNAKESAEDVRPSKKRKASIH